The following proteins are co-located in the Apium graveolens cultivar Ventura chromosome 5, ASM990537v1, whole genome shotgun sequence genome:
- the LOC141661427 gene encoding uncharacterized protein LOC141661427: protein MGIITRSFAFIMGTACGVYIAQNYDIPDIKKLAVTNFEKLKRTEEIHRKPNKDKDDR, encoded by the coding sequence ATGGGGATAATCACGAGAAGCTTTGCATTCATAATGGGGACAGCATGTGGTGTATACATAGCTCAGAATTACGATATTCCTGACATCAAGAAGCTCGCTGTTACTAATTTTGAGAAGCTCAAACGTACTGAAGAGATTCATCGCAAACCAAACAAGGACAAAGATGATCGCTGA